From a region of the Deinococcus aestuarii genome:
- the secD gene encoding protein translocase subunit SecD, with amino-acid sequence MTYSNPNRNRNRRPPPRKAAPAPGKPNRWTGLLLLLTLLASLLYIWRPWEHRGDLWTLWDDQYQFMTLGLDLKGGLRIELAPEGGNATREELDRVKTVIENRINALGVAEPTVTVAGGRRVVVEIPGATPAVQQRAREIIGRTARLEFRIVNPGAQPDPQLAQQKPATGGYTLEDLGPAQATGEVIANAQASTDPTTGRWVVNFQTTPQGAQVFGDFTGKNVGRLMAVVLDDQIQSVATIQQRLFRDVQISGSFDAEEAGQLALVLESGALPIQIRTEAERAIGPTLGADAIRSGAIASLVGIALVFGMLFLYYGFWFGLVGALGLLFSAIVILGMLGGFGATMTLPGIAGLVLTIGAAVDGNVISFERIKEEMAKGKGLKNAIGAGYQHSTAAILDVNASHLLSALALYNYSTGPVKGFAVTLIIGVIASTFSNLVFAKWGMQVLARRRPNASAPTRIGKTNINFMKAAPIVTTLSVLLALGGGLILATRGLNYGVDFVSGTTLTVRAGAATTPEQMREAVSGAGVAKVTPQSATIQRDVIPGISGAQYTVKVPELTAAETQRLGTAISALPQGEVLSSETVGPAVGQELTQKTVYAVVLGLALILIYVGFRFDFIMGLGSIIAAVHDVAIAMGLFSLLGLEFTVATVAALLTLIGYSLNDSIIVSDRIRENLREMRGRPYREIVNTSINQTLSRTVMTSVSTMLPLVSLLIFGGPVLRDFSLILLIGILVGTYSSIYIVAPMVVYLEEWKDKRKAGARTVKA; translated from the coding sequence GTGACCTACAGCAATCCAAACCGCAACCGCAACCGCCGCCCGCCGCCCCGGAAGGCGGCCCCGGCGCCCGGCAAGCCGAACCGCTGGACGGGCCTGCTCCTGCTGCTCACCCTGCTCGCCAGCCTGCTGTACATCTGGCGGCCCTGGGAACACCGGGGCGATCTCTGGACCCTCTGGGACGACCAGTACCAGTTCATGACGCTGGGCCTCGACCTCAAGGGCGGCCTGCGCATCGAGCTTGCCCCCGAGGGCGGCAACGCCACCCGCGAGGAACTCGACCGGGTGAAGACCGTCATCGAAAACCGCATCAACGCCCTCGGCGTGGCCGAGCCGACCGTCACCGTGGCGGGCGGGCGCCGGGTCGTGGTGGAGATTCCGGGCGCGACCCCCGCCGTGCAGCAGCGGGCGCGCGAGATCATCGGTCGCACCGCGCGGCTCGAATTCCGCATCGTGAACCCGGGGGCACAACCTGATCCGCAGCTCGCGCAGCAGAAACCCGCGACGGGCGGCTATACCCTCGAAGACCTTGGCCCGGCGCAGGCGACGGGTGAAGTCATCGCCAACGCGCAGGCCTCGACCGATCCCACGACCGGGCGCTGGGTGGTGAACTTCCAGACGACCCCGCAGGGCGCGCAGGTGTTCGGGGACTTCACGGGCAAGAACGTCGGGCGGCTGATGGCGGTCGTGCTCGACGACCAGATCCAGTCGGTGGCGACGATCCAGCAGCGCCTCTTCCGCGACGTGCAGATCAGCGGCTCCTTCGACGCCGAGGAGGCGGGCCAGCTCGCCCTGGTGCTGGAGTCGGGGGCGCTGCCCATCCAGATCAGGACCGAGGCCGAACGCGCCATCGGGCCCACGCTGGGCGCCGACGCCATCCGCAGCGGCGCCATCGCCTCGCTGGTGGGGATCGCGCTGGTGTTCGGGATGCTCTTCTTGTACTACGGCTTCTGGTTCGGGCTGGTGGGGGCGCTCGGCCTGCTGTTCTCGGCCATCGTGATCCTGGGAATGCTGGGCGGCTTCGGGGCCACCATGACGCTGCCGGGCATCGCGGGGCTGGTGCTCACCATCGGCGCCGCCGTGGACGGCAACGTGATCTCCTTCGAGCGCATCAAGGAGGAGATGGCGAAGGGCAAAGGCCTCAAGAACGCCATCGGCGCCGGATACCAGCACTCCACCGCCGCGATCCTCGACGTGAACGCCTCGCACCTGCTCTCGGCGCTGGCCTTGTACAACTACTCGACCGGCCCGGTGAAGGGTTTTGCCGTCACCCTGATCATCGGCGTGATCGCCTCCACCTTCTCGAACCTCGTGTTCGCCAAGTGGGGGATGCAGGTGCTGGCGCGGCGCAGGCCGAATGCGAGCGCCCCGACCCGCATCGGCAAGACCAACATCAACTTCATGAAGGCCGCGCCCATCGTGACCACCCTCAGCGTGCTGCTGGCGCTGGGCGGCGGGCTGATCCTGGCGACCCGGGGCCTGAACTACGGGGTGGACTTCGTGTCCGGCACCACCCTGACCGTCCGGGCGGGCGCGGCGACGACGCCCGAGCAGATGCGCGAGGCCGTCTCGGGTGCGGGCGTCGCCAAGGTGACCCCGCAGAGCGCCACCATCCAGCGGGACGTGATTCCGGGGATCAGCGGCGCCCAGTACACCGTCAAGGTGCCCGAACTCACCGCCGCCGAGACGCAGCGGCTGGGCACGGCCATCTCGGCGCTGCCGCAGGGCGAGGTGCTGTCGAGCGAGACGGTCGGCCCGGCGGTCGGCCAGGAGCTCACCCAGAAGACCGTCTACGCCGTGGTCCTGGGTCTGGCCCTGATCCTGATCTACGTCGGCTTCCGCTTCGACTTCATCATGGGGCTGGGCAGCATCATCGCCGCCGTCCACGACGTGGCGATTGCGATGGGGCTCTTCAGCCTGCTCGGCCTGGAGTTCACGGTGGCGACCGTGGCCGCGCTGCTCACATTGATCGGTTACTCGCTCAACGACTCGATCATCGTCTCCGACCGCATCCGCGAGAACCTGCGCGAGATGCGCGGGCGGCCCTACCGCGAGATCGTGAACACCTCGATCAACCAGACGCTCTCGCGCACGGTGATGACCTCGGTGAGCACCATGCTGCCGCTCGTCAGCCTCCTGATCTTCGGCGGCCCGGTCCTGCGCGACTTCAGCCTGATCCTCCTGATCGGCATCCTCGTCGGC